One window of Fusobacterium polymorphum genomic DNA carries:
- the nrdD gene encoding anaerobic ribonucleoside-triphosphate reductase, giving the protein MKRVIKRDGSVVEFDRNRIINAIRKTFEQASREPNMKLLEKIASQVEDLPDKVLSVEQIQDIVVKKLMASSEKDIAMSYQSYRTLKAEIREREKGIYRQIGELVDASNEKLLSENANKDAKTISVQRDLLAGISSRDYYLNKIIPEHIKLAHIKGEIHLHDLDYLLFRETNCELVNIEAMLRGGCNIGNAKMLEPNSVDVAVGHIVQIIASVSSNTYGGCSIPYLDRALVRYIKKTFKKHFLRGAKYIDDLSEEQIEELKKQDLEYSNEEIKNKYPKTYEYSVDMTEESVKQAMQGLEYEINSLSTVNGQTPFTTIGIGTETSWEGRLVQKYVLKTRMAGFGAKKETAIFPKIVYAMCEGLNLNEGDPNWDISQLAFECMTKSIYPDILFITEEQLKNETVVYPMGCRAFLSPWKDKNGKEKYSGRFNIGATTINLPRIAIKNRGNEEGFYKELDRILEICKDNCLFRARYLENTVAEMAPILWMSGALAEKNQKDTIKDLIWGGYSTVSIGYIGLSEVSQLLYGKDFSESEEVYEKTFNILKYIADKVLEYKEKYNLGFALYGTPSESLCDRFARVDKQEFGDIKGITDKGYYDNSFHVSSRINMSPFDKLRLEALGHKYSAGGHISYIETDSLTKNLEAIPDILRYAKMVGIHYMGINQPVDKCHICGYKGEFTATKEGFTCPQCGNHDSNEMSVIRRVCGYLSQPNARPFNKGKQEEIMHRVKHS; this is encoded by the coding sequence ATGAAAAGAGTTATTAAAAGAGATGGGTCAGTTGTGGAGTTTGATAGAAATAGAATAATAAATGCAATTAGAAAAACATTTGAACAAGCTTCCAGAGAACCAAACATGAAACTATTAGAAAAGATTGCTTCACAAGTGGAAGATTTACCTGATAAAGTTTTATCTGTGGAGCAAATACAAGATATAGTTGTAAAAAAATTGATGGCTTCATCTGAAAAGGATATAGCTATGTCCTACCAAAGTTATAGAACTTTAAAGGCTGAAATAAGAGAAAGAGAAAAAGGAATATATAGACAAATTGGAGAACTTGTAGATGCTTCTAATGAAAAGCTGCTATCTGAAAATGCAAATAAAGATGCAAAAACTATTTCTGTTCAAAGAGATTTACTAGCAGGAATTTCTTCAAGAGACTACTACTTGAATAAAATAATTCCTGAACATATAAAGTTAGCACATATAAAAGGTGAAATTCATTTACATGACCTAGACTATCTTCTTTTTAGAGAAACAAACTGTGAGCTTGTAAATATAGAAGCTATGCTAAGAGGTGGTTGTAATATAGGTAATGCTAAAATGCTTGAGCCTAATTCTGTTGATGTCGCAGTTGGGCATATAGTTCAAATTATTGCTTCTGTTTCATCTAATACCTATGGAGGTTGTTCAATTCCATATTTAGATAGAGCTTTAGTTAGATATATAAAGAAAACTTTTAAAAAGCACTTTTTAAGAGGAGCAAAATATATAGATGATTTAAGTGAAGAACAAATAGAAGAATTAAAAAAACAAGATTTAGAGTATTCAAATGAAGAAATAAAAAATAAATATCCTAAAACTTATGAATATTCTGTTGATATGACAGAAGAATCTGTTAAACAAGCAATGCAAGGTTTAGAATATGAAATAAATTCTTTATCTACTGTAAATGGGCAAACACCTTTTACAACTATTGGTATAGGAACTGAAACTTCTTGGGAAGGAAGACTTGTTCAAAAATATGTTTTAAAAACAAGAATGGCAGGTTTTGGTGCTAAAAAGGAAACTGCAATCTTTCCTAAAATTGTTTATGCAATGTGTGAAGGTTTAAATTTGAATGAGGGAGATCCTAACTGGGATATTTCTCAACTTGCTTTTGAATGTATGACTAAGTCAATTTATCCTGATATTTTATTTATAACAGAAGAACAATTAAAAAATGAAACTGTTGTTTATCCAATGGGATGTAGAGCTTTTTTATCCCCTTGGAAAGATAAAAATGGTAAAGAAAAATACTCAGGAAGATTTAATATAGGAGCTACAACTATTAATCTACCAAGAATAGCTATTAAAAATCGTGGAAATGAAGAAGGTTTCTATAAAGAACTTGATAGAATTTTGGAAATTTGTAAAGATAATTGTCTATTTAGAGCAAGATATTTAGAAAATACTGTTGCAGAAATGGCACCTATTCTTTGGATGTCAGGAGCACTTGCTGAAAAAAATCAAAAGGATACAATTAAAGATTTAATCTGGGGAGGATATTCAACAGTATCAATAGGGTATATTGGACTTAGTGAGGTTTCTCAATTATTGTATGGTAAAGATTTTTCTGAATCAGAAGAGGTATATGAAAAGACTTTTAATATATTAAAATATATAGCTGATAAAGTTCTTGAATATAAGGAAAAATATAACTTAGGTTTTGCATTATATGGAACACCATCAGAATCACTATGTGATAGATTTGCAAGAGTTGATAAACAAGAATTTGGAGATATAAAAGGAATAACAGATAAAGGCTATTATGATAACTCTTTCCATGTTTCTTCAAGAATAAATATGAGTCCATTTGATAAATTAAGACTTGAAGCCTTAGGTCATAAATATTCAGCTGGTGGTCATATCAGCTATATTGAAACTGATTCTTTAACAAAGAATTTAGAGGCTATTCCAGATATTTTAAGATATGCTAAGATGGTTGGAATACATTATATGGGAATAAATCAACCTGTTGATAAATGTCATATCTGTGGCTACAAAGGAGAATTTACTGCTACAAAAGAAGGATTTACTTGCCCACAATGTGGAAACCATGATAGCAATGAAATGAGTGTAATAAGGAGAGTCTGTGGTTACCTATCTCAACCTAATGCTAGACCATTTAATAAAGGTAAGCAAGAGGAAATAATGCATAGAGTAAAACACAGTTAG
- the nrdG gene encoding anaerobic ribonucleoside-triphosphate reductase activating protein, producing MNYSGIKYADMINGKGIRVSLFVSGCTHCCKNCFNQETWSESYGKEFTEKEENEIIEYFKKYGKTIKGLSLLGGDPTYPKNIEPLLKFIKKFKENLPDRDIWVWSGFTWEEILEDENRFSLIKECDVLIDGKFEDNLKDLNLKWKGSSNQRVIDVKKSLEKNEVIEYI from the coding sequence ATGAATTATTCAGGAATTAAATATGCAGATATGATTAATGGAAAAGGTATAAGGGTAAGTTTATTTGTAAGTGGTTGTACACATTGTTGTAAAAATTGCTTTAATCAAGAAACTTGGAGTGAATCTTATGGAAAAGAATTTACTGAAAAAGAAGAAAATGAAATTATAGAATATTTTAAAAAGTATGGAAAAACAATAAAGGGTCTTTCGCTTTTAGGTGGAGACCCTACTTATCCTAAAAATATTGAGCCTCTTTTGAAATTTATAAAAAAATTTAAAGAAAACTTACCAGACAGAGATATTTGGGTATGGAGTGGTTTCACTTGGGAAGAAATATTAGAAGATGAAAATAGATTTTCTTTAATAAAAGAATGTGATGTCTTAATTGATGGAAAATTTGAAGATAACTTAAAAGATTTAAATTTAAAATGGAAAGGTAGCTCTAATCAAAGAGTTATTGATGTAAAGAAAAGTTTAGAAAAAAATGAAGTTATTGAATATATTTAA
- a CDS encoding DUF3800 domain-containing protein, producing the protein MYIHFLNLNHLYYSIVDIIDEIYQTGTLEENREIKSFFYKLVRENIQDFYDIFLKYNYPNLKKENCYSFFNELIDILNKKFPEDKKTKEFINFFKSGIKNNEFILLTDNEDDTLIDDYEHFYTDPVLIFEDSKFIFDNEETICNKIENRKIILRKNLEDITLDKNQKFELEDYKRILDKADISFQDSKNNKFIQISDCVVGILGKFFEYINITSLEEIKKTDYLNIEGIALLIELLDKSVNYSELLLKNIQADLEVEKLFFLRSKFDIYNFLKYILRS; encoded by the coding sequence TTGTATATTCACTTTCTAAATTTAAATCATTTATATTATTCAATTGTAGATATCATTGATGAAATATATCAAACTGGAACTTTAGAAGAAAATAGAGAGATAAAATCATTTTTTTATAAATTAGTAAGAGAAAATATTCAAGATTTCTATGATATTTTTTTAAAATACAATTATCCAAATTTAAAAAAAGAAAATTGTTATTCTTTTTTTAATGAATTAATAGATATTTTAAATAAAAAATTTCCTGAAGATAAAAAGACTAAAGAATTTATTAACTTTTTTAAGTCTGGAATAAAAAATAATGAATTTATTCTTTTGACTGATAATGAAGATGATACTTTAATTGATGATTATGAACATTTTTATACAGATCCTGTTTTAATTTTTGAAGATTCTAAATTTATTTTTGATAATGAAGAAACTATTTGTAATAAAATTGAAAATAGAAAAATTATTCTAAGAAAAAATTTAGAAGATATTACTCTAGATAAAAATCAGAAATTTGAACTAGAAGATTATAAAAGAATTTTGGATAAAGCAGATATTTCTTTTCAAGACTCAAAAAATAATAAGTTCATTCAGATTTCTGATTGTGTAGTTGGTATTTTAGGTAAATTTTTTGAATATATTAACATAACTTCATTAGAAGAAATTAAAAAAACAGATTATTTAAATATAGAGGGGATAGCTTTATTAATAGAATTATTAGATAAATCAGTAAATTATAGTGAGTTACTTTTAAAAAATATACAAGCAGACTTAGAAGTAGAAAAATTATTTTTTTTAAGAAGCAAATTTGATATATATAACTTCTTAAAATATATTTTAAGAAGTTAA
- the rsmB gene encoding 16S rRNA (cytosine(967)-C(5))-methyltransferase RsmB, whose translation MSVKYVTMGLISKVDKGAYSNIVLNDAFREFFLSPKEKAFMTEIFYGVIRNKKFLDYIIERYTKDIRKEWIRNLLRISIYQITFMNSDDKGVVWEATELAKKYSTAISKFINGTLRNYLRNKDSELKRLDDEKNYEILYSIPKWFYDTLEKQYGNENLKQAITSLKKIPYLSVRVNKLKYSEEEFEEFLKEKDIQIIKKVDTVYYVNSGLIINSEEFKTGKIIAQDASSYLAAKNLGVMPNELVLDICAAPGGKTAVLAEEMKNSGEVIAIDIHQHKIKLIDTNMKKLGIDIVKAIVIDARNVNKQGRKFDKILVDVPCSGYGVIRKKPEILYSKNRENIEELAKLQLEILNSAADILKDGGELIYSTCTITDEENTDNIKKFLEERKEFKVEKLYIPENVSGDYDKLGGFCINYKEEIMDNFYIIKLKKGEKC comes from the coding sequence ATGAGTGTAAAATATGTAACAATGGGATTAATCTCAAAAGTGGATAAAGGAGCTTATTCAAATATAGTTTTAAATGATGCTTTTAGAGAATTTTTTCTTAGTCCAAAAGAAAAGGCTTTTATGACAGAAATTTTTTATGGTGTTATAAGAAATAAAAAGTTTTTAGACTATATAATAGAAAGATATACTAAAGATATAAGAAAAGAATGGATAAGAAATCTTTTAAGAATTTCTATCTATCAAATTACATTTATGAATAGTGATGATAAAGGAGTAGTTTGGGAAGCTACAGAACTTGCAAAAAAATATAGCACAGCTATTTCAAAATTTATAAATGGTACTTTAAGAAATTATTTAAGAAATAAAGACTCAGAATTAAAAAGATTAGATGATGAAAAAAATTATGAGATTCTATATTCTATTCCAAAATGGTTTTATGATACATTAGAAAAACAATATGGAAATGAAAATTTAAAACAGGCTATCACAAGTTTAAAGAAAATTCCTTATTTATCAGTAAGAGTAAATAAGTTAAAGTATTCAGAAGAAGAATTTGAAGAATTTTTAAAAGAAAAAGATATTCAAATTATCAAGAAGGTTGATACAGTATATTATGTAAATTCAGGTTTAATAATAAATTCAGAAGAATTTAAAACAGGTAAGATAATTGCCCAAGATGCCTCATCATATTTAGCAGCTAAAAATTTAGGAGTAATGCCAAATGAATTAGTCTTAGATATCTGTGCTGCACCTGGAGGAAAAACTGCTGTTCTTGCTGAAGAAATGAAAAATAGTGGAGAAGTTATTGCAATAGATATTCATCAACATAAGATAAAACTTATTGATACTAATATGAAAAAATTGGGAATAGATATAGTAAAAGCCATTGTAATCGATGCTAGAAATGTAAATAAACAAGGTAGAAAGTTTGATAAAATCTTAGTTGATGTACCTTGTAGTGGCTATGGTGTTATTAGAAAGAAACCTGAAATTCTATATTCTAAAAATAGAGAAAATATTGAAGAATTAGCAAAATTGCAATTAGAGATTTTAAATTCAGCAGCAGATATATTAAAAGATGGAGGGGAACTGATTTATAGTACCTGCACCATAACTGATGAAGAAAATACTGATAATATTAAAAAATTCTTAGAAGAAAGGAAAGAATTTAAGGTTGAAAAGTTATATATTCCTGAAAATGTTTCAGGAGATTATGATAAGCTTGGTGGTTTTTGCATAAATTATAAGGAAGAAATTATGGATAATTTTTATATTATAAAATTGAAAAAGGGAGAAAAATGTTAG
- a CDS encoding O-methyltransferase: MLEELKEANEYISSKIDKYKSPNLELIKEIEKDAEINNVPIISKEIREYLKFIIKTNKNIKNILEVGTATGYSGITMLEEIQDRNGILTTIEIDEDRFKIAQSNFQKSNLKGIEQIFGDAIEEIKKLNKNFDFIFIDAAKGQYKKFFEDSYKLLNEGGIVFIDNILFRGYLYKESPKRFKTIVKRLDEFINYLYENFNFILLPISDGVGLVYKQIKKS, translated from the coding sequence ATGTTAGAAGAGTTAAAAGAGGCAAATGAATATATTTCATCAAAAATTGATAAATATAAAAGTCCAAACTTAGAGTTAATAAAAGAAATAGAAAAAGATGCAGAAATAAATAATGTTCCTATAATAAGTAAAGAAATTAGAGAATATTTAAAATTTATTATAAAAACTAATAAAAATATTAAAAATATTTTAGAAGTTGGAACGGCAACAGGCTATTCTGGAATTACTATGTTAGAGGAAATCCAAGATAGAAATGGAATTTTAACAACAATAGAAATTGATGAAGATAGATTTAAAATAGCTCAATCTAATTTTCAAAAATCTAATTTAAAAGGAATAGAACAAATTTTTGGAGATGCCATAGAAGAAATTAAAAAATTGAATAAAAATTTTGATTTTATTTTTATAGATGCAGCTAAGGGTCAATATAAGAAATTTTTTGAAGATTCCTATAAACTTTTAAATGAAGGAGGTATAGTATTTATTGATAATATACTATTTAGAGGTTACTTATATAAAGAAAGTCCTAAAAGATTTAAAACTATAGTTAAAAGACTAGATGAATTTATAAATTATCTTTATGAAAACTTTAATTTTATCTTACTACCTATTTCTGATGGAGTTGGACTTGTCTATAAACAAATTAAAAAATCCTAA
- a CDS encoding AraC family transcriptional regulator, with protein MNIIKFFNQTIDYIETTLEEKIDEKKIVQLSGYSYPMFSRIFSILTNYSLSEYIRLRKLTKAAFDLRENEEKVIDIAFKYQYESPDSFSLAFKKYHNCTPMEVKQGKDFKIFSPIHLSLTIKGGKAMEISIKKKEKFIVGGVKAENIETVQCPKVWEDLFKKVSFDDLQKLGNGNSYGVCYETTSSKSINYIAAFDVKNVSDAKKLELDTMEIPEAEYAVVKLKGKIPNCIHEGWKYVMEVFFPEHGYKHAGTPDFEVYTEGDMESDNYEMELWVPIVKAE; from the coding sequence ATGAATATTATTAAATTCTTTAATCAGACCATAGACTATATTGAAACAACCCTAGAAGAGAAGATTGATGAGAAAAAAATAGTTCAATTATCTGGATACTCATATCCTATGTTTAGTAGAATTTTTTCTATATTAACTAATTATTCATTAAGTGAGTATATTCGTTTAAGAAAATTAACAAAAGCAGCATTTGACTTAAGAGAAAATGAAGAAAAAGTTATCGATATTGCCTTTAAATATCAATATGAATCTCCTGATTCTTTTTCACTTGCTTTTAAAAAATATCATAATTGTACTCCTATGGAAGTAAAACAAGGTAAGGATTTTAAAATTTTCTCTCCTATTCACCTATCGTTGACAATAAAAGGAGGAAAAGCCATGGAAATTTCAATTAAAAAGAAAGAGAAATTTATAGTTGGAGGTGTCAAAGCTGAAAATATTGAAACTGTTCAATGTCCAAAAGTTTGGGAAGATCTATTTAAAAAAGTAAGTTTTGATGATTTACAAAAGTTAGGAAATGGAAATTCTTATGGAGTATGTTATGAAACAACAAGTTCTAAGTCAATTAATTACATAGCTGCCTTTGATGTTAAAAATGTGTCTGATGCTAAAAAATTAGAATTAGATACTATGGAAATTCCAGAGGCAGAATATGCTGTTGTTAAACTTAAAGGAAAAATTCCAAACTGTATCCATGAAGGATGGAAATATGTGATGGAAGTATTTTTTCCAGAACATGGATATAAGCATGCAGGTACTCCTGATTTTGAAGTTTACACTGAAGGAGATATGGAAAGCGATAACTATGAAATGGAACTTTGGGTTCCTATTGTGAAAGCTGAATAA
- the trpB gene encoding tryptophan synthase subunit beta, producing the protein MTTENKKGYFGEFGGSYVPEVVQKALDKLEEAYNKYKDDEEFLKEYHHYLKDYSGRETPLYFAESLTNYLGGAKIYLKREDLNHLGAHKLNNVIGQILLAKRMGKKKVIAETGAGQHGVATAAAAAKFGMQCDIYMGALDVERQRLNVFRMEMLGATVHAVEEGEKTLKEAVDAAFEAWINNIDDTFYVLGSAVGPHPYPSMVKDFQRVISQEARRQILEKENRLPDIVIACVGGGSNAIGAFAEFIPDKEVKLVGVEAAGKGVDTDRHAATLTLGTVGVIDGMKTYALFNEDGSVKPVYSISPGLDYPGIGPEHAFLRDSKRAEYVPATDDEAVNALLLLTKKEGIIPAIESSHALAEVIKRAPKLDKDKIIIVNISGRGDKDVAAIAEYLKNK; encoded by the coding sequence ATGACAACAGAAAACAAAAAGGGTTATTTTGGAGAATTTGGTGGGAGTTATGTTCCAGAAGTAGTGCAAAAAGCATTAGATAAATTAGAAGAGGCGTACAATAAATATAAAGATGATGAAGAATTTTTAAAAGAATATCATCATTATTTAAAAGATTATTCAGGTAGAGAAACTCCTTTATACTTTGCAGAAAGCTTAACAAATTATTTAGGTGGAGCAAAAATTTATTTAAAGCGTGAAGATTTAAACCATTTAGGTGCTCATAAACTAAATAATGTTATAGGACAAATTTTACTTGCAAAAAGAATGGGTAAGAAAAAAGTTATTGCAGAAACAGGTGCAGGACAACATGGAGTTGCTACTGCTGCAGCTGCTGCAAAATTTGGAATGCAATGTGATATTTATATGGGAGCACTAGATGTAGAAAGACAAAGATTAAATGTTTTTCGTATGGAAATGTTGGGAGCAACCGTTCATGCTGTTGAAGAAGGAGAGAAAACATTAAAAGAAGCTGTTGATGCTGCATTTGAAGCTTGGATAAATAATATAGATGATACTTTCTATGTTCTTGGTTCTGCTGTTGGTCCTCACCCTTATCCAAGTATGGTAAAAGATTTCCAAAGAGTTATTAGCCAAGAAGCTCGTAGACAAATTTTAGAAAAAGAAAATCGTTTACCTGATATTGTAATTGCTTGCGTAGGTGGAGGTTCTAATGCTATTGGTGCATTTGCAGAATTTATTCCTGATAAAGAAGTTAAATTAGTTGGAGTTGAGGCAGCAGGTAAAGGAGTAGATACTGATAGACATGCAGCAACTCTTACATTGGGAACTGTTGGAGTAATAGATGGTATGAAAACTTATGCTCTATTCAATGAAGATGGTTCTGTAAAACCTGTTTACTCTATATCTCCAGGTTTAGATTACCCAGGAATTGGTCCAGAACATGCTTTTTTAAGAGATAGTAAAAGAGCAGAATATGTGCCTGCAACAGATGATGAAGCAGTTAATGCACTTCTATTACTAACTAAAAAAGAAGGAATTATTCCTGCTATTGAAAGTTCACATGCTTTGGCAGAAGTTATTAAAAGAGCTCCTAAACTTGATAAAGATAAAATTATTATTGTAAATATTTCTGGTCGTGGAGATAAAGATGTTGCAGCTATTGCTGAATATTTAAAAAATAAATAA
- a CDS encoding VOC family protein, which translates to MKKYDNFFIPVDDIEKARKYYETNLGLKVKFDFSDIGMIAFSVDGEEAAIILKDKNKFKDSKQTIWFEVSDVHSEYQKMKENGINFLSEPFKIRTGYAVEFEDPFGNRFGITDYSNLK; encoded by the coding sequence ATGAAAAAATATGATAACTTTTTTATTCCAGTAGATGATATTGAAAAAGCAAGAAAATACTATGAAACTAACTTAGGATTAAAAGTTAAGTTTGATTTTTCAGATATAGGAATGATAGCATTCAGTGTTGATGGCGAAGAAGCAGCAATAATATTAAAAGATAAAAATAAATTTAAAGATTCAAAACAAACTATATGGTTTGAGGTAAGTGATGTACATTCTGAGTATCAAAAAATGAAAGAAAATGGAATTAACTTTTTATCAGAGCCTTTTAAAATAAGAACAGGATATGCTGTTGAGTTTGAAGATCCATTTGGAAATCGGTTTGGAATAACTGATTATTCTAATTTGAAATAA
- the citX gene encoding citrate lyase holo-[acyl-carrier protein] synthase: MQGIEVGIDEILDCREKRVAIQNEMIKKYNKPVISFTMNIPGPIKTNNEIKKAFNIGKNLILEKLKENNITILEIQELNENTGNELFISVDSQAEKIKDITVTIEESSELGRLFDMDVIDINFEKLSRKSFRKCLICEEQAQECGRSRKHSVEELQNKVEEILSKGAK; encoded by the coding sequence ATGCAAGGTATAGAAGTTGGAATTGATGAAATTTTAGACTGTCGTGAAAAGAGAGTAGCTATTCAAAATGAAATGATAAAAAAATATAATAAACCAGTTATATCTTTCACTATGAATATTCCAGGACCAATTAAAACAAATAATGAAATAAAAAAGGCTTTTAATATTGGAAAAAATTTAATATTAGAAAAATTAAAAGAAAATAACATAACAATTTTAGAAATTCAAGAACTTAATGAAAATACAGGAAATGAATTATTTATTTCTGTTGACAGTCAAGCAGAAAAAATAAAAGATATTACTGTTACTATTGAAGAAAGCTCTGAACTTGGAAGATTATTTGATATGGATGTTATTGATATAAATTTTGAAAAATTATCAAGAAAATCTTTTAGAAAGTGCTTAATTTGCGAGGAACAAGCTCAGGAATGCGGGAGAAGTAGAAAACATTCTGTTGAGGAGTTGCAAAATAAGGTGGAAGAAATACTAAGTAAAGGAGCTAAATAG
- the citC gene encoding [citrate (pro-3S)-lyase] ligase produces the protein MTISKIYPNDKRSLKLIDDLLAKEEIRKDANLDYTCAMFDDDMNIIATGSCFKNTLRCLAVDNSHQGEGLMNQIVTHLVDYEFSRGLTHLFLYTKNKSMKFFKDLGFFEIVNIENQIVFMENKRTGFSDYLDNLKKDLKDGKNIASLIMNANPFTLGHQYLVEKASSENDVLHLFIVSDDSSLVPFEVRKKLVIEGTKHLKNICYHETGDYIISSATFPSYFQKDEVAVIESQANLDIEVFTKIAKVLNINKRYVGEEPNSLVTNIYNQTMLKKLPENNIECIVVPRKKYSDNVISASTVRQIIKNGNLEDLKNLVPETTYNYFLSDEAKTIIDKIRSQDNVIHY, from the coding sequence ATGACAATTTCTAAAATATATCCAAATGATAAAAGAAGTCTTAAATTAATAGATGACTTACTAGCCAAAGAAGAGATTAGAAAAGATGCCAATTTAGATTATACTTGTGCTATGTTTGATGATGATATGAATATTATTGCAACTGGAAGCTGTTTTAAAAATACTTTGAGATGTCTTGCTGTTGATAATTCTCATCAAGGGGAAGGACTTATGAATCAAATTGTTACCCATCTTGTAGATTATGAATTTTCAAGAGGATTAACTCATTTATTTCTATATACTAAAAATAAATCTATGAAATTTTTTAAAGATTTAGGTTTTTTTGAGATTGTAAATATAGAAAATCAAATTGTATTTATGGAAAATAAAAGAACAGGTTTTTCTGATTATTTAGATAATTTAAAAAAGGATTTAAAAGATGGTAAAAATATAGCTTCTCTTATTATGAATGCCAATCCTTTTACCTTAGGACATCAATATTTAGTTGAAAAAGCTTCAAGTGAAAATGATGTATTACATCTATTTATAGTAAGTGATGATAGCAGTTTAGTTCCTTTTGAAGTTAGAAAAAAACTTGTCATTGAAGGAACAAAACATTTAAAAAATATTTGTTATCATGAAACAGGAGATTATATAATAAGTAGTGCAACATTCCCAAGCTATTTTCAAAAAGATGAAGTTGCAGTAATAGAAAGTCAAGCAAATTTAGATATTGAAGTTTTTACTAAAATTGCTAAGGTCTTAAATATCAATAAACGTTATGTTGGTGAAGAACCTAATAGTTTGGTAACAAATATCTATAATCAAACTATGTTAAAAAAATTACCTGAAAATAATATAGAGTGTATAGTAGTCCCTAGAAAAAAATATTCTGATAATGTTATAAGTGCCTCAACAGTTAGACAAATAATAAAAAATGGAAATTTAGAAGATTTAAAAAATCTTGTACCAGAAACTACTTATAATTATTTTTTAAGTGATGAAGCAAAAACTATTATAGATAAAATTCGTTCACAAGATAATGTAATTCATTATTAA
- a CDS encoding LysR family transcriptional regulator, which yields MTERDFEILEVLNKTKNITHAADLLYINQSALSKRIIAIEEELGVTLMVRSRQGIHFTAEGEKVLHYTQEAKKQLELMRIDLKEGSTVISGTLKAGISINYSQYNLPQILSEYKKKFPNVTTHITTEYSRNIFLKIANGEVDIAVVRGEFPWSENKILLEEENICLIYNNSDIGKDLSDFQYIGRKTDITFEREMAQWLRENDLKIKKEGIYVDNINTCVEMVNQGLGWAIVPEICLKNFKGQIKPLVFKNGEAFTRSTYLLYSNSVSKLPQVREFIKIIQNRK from the coding sequence ATGACTGAAAGAGATTTTGAAATTTTAGAAGTTTTAAATAAAACTAAAAATATAACTCATGCAGCAGATTTACTCTATATAAACCAATCTGCTCTATCAAAAAGAATAATAGCTATTGAAGAAGAACTTGGAGTAACTCTTATGGTTCGTTCAAGGCAAGGAATACATTTTACAGCAGAAGGAGAAAAAGTTTTACACTATACCCAAGAGGCTAAAAAACAATTAGAGCTTATGAGAATAGATTTAAAAGAGGGAAGTACAGTTATTTCTGGGACATTAAAAGCAGGTATTTCAATTAATTACTCACAATACAATTTACCTCAAATTTTAAGTGAATATAAGAAAAAGTTTCCTAATGTAACAACACATATCACAACAGAATATAGTAGAAATATATTTTTAAAAATTGCAAATGGAGAGGTTGATATTGCAGTTGTAAGAGGTGAATTTCCTTGGAGTGAAAACAAAATTTTACTTGAAGAAGAAAATATCTGTCTTATTTATAATAATAGTGATATAGGAAAAGATTTATCAGATTTTCAATACATTGGGAGAAAAACAGATATAACTTTTGAAAGAGAAATGGCTCAGTGGTTAAGAGAAAATGATTTAAAAATAAAAAAAGAAGGAATATATGTAGATAACATAAATACGTGTGTTGAAATGGTAAATCAAGGACTTGGTTGGGCAATAGTTCCAGAGATATGTTTAAAAAATTTTAAAGGACAAATTAAACCTTTGGTATTTAAAAATGGAGAAGCCTTTACTCGTTCAACTTATCTATTGTATTCAAATTCTGTATCAAAACTGCCACAAGTTAGAGAATTTATAAAAATTATTCAAAACAGAAAATAA
- a CDS encoding citrate lyase subunit gamma has product MEIKKITLAGTLESSDVKVTVEPSNKGVLDCTIKTRVECAVLRACEASDKNIAWGGMIK; this is encoded by the coding sequence ATGGAAATTAAAAAAATTACTCTTGCTGGAACTTTAGAATCTAGTGATGTAAAAGTTACTGTTGAGCCTTCTAATAAAGGTGTATTAGATTGCACTATAAAAACCAGAGTTGAATGTGCTGTACTTAGAGCTTGTGAAGCTTCTGATAAGAATATTGCTTGGGGAGGAATGATAAAATGA